A region from the Triticum aestivum cultivar Chinese Spring chromosome 3D, IWGSC CS RefSeq v2.1, whole genome shotgun sequence genome encodes:
- the LOC123078833 gene encoding probable mitochondrial-processing peptidase subunit beta, mitochondrial has protein sequence MAAAVAVRSKRRLLPHLYRLLHSTAAPSPNRFLRHASPVPRAADHSPFLRLPAARVSTLPTGLRVVTQSYPAATRMASVGVWVDAGSRFELPGTNGTAHFLEHMAFKGTERRPTANALEVEIEDMGARLNAYTSREQTTFFADVQGRDVPAALDVLSDILQHPRFPQQGIQRERGVILREMEEVQGMMEEVIFDHLHTAAFRDHPLGDTILGPTENIKSISKKDLQQYISTHYTCPRMVVSASGAVDHDEVVDQVRKLFTGFSTDPTTADQLVEANPAIFTGSEVRVENAEMPLAHIAIAFKGSSWTDPSSIPLMVTQSILGSWNRSIGVGNCSGSALARGISNGELAENLMAFNTNYRDTGLFGIYTSAPPDALHDLSRLIMEEFRRLAFRVSETEVARARNQLKSSLLLHFDGSTAVSENNGRQMLTYGRVMPFLELFARIDAVDCDTVMKTAKEFIIDKDVALAAVGPISNLPELSWFRSQTVSDDKFTSRVFSLFAQNN, from the exons atggccgccgccgtcgccgtccgctCGAAGCGCAGGCTCCTACCCCACCTCTACCGTCTCCTCCACtccaccgccgccccctcgcccaacCGCTTCCTCCGCCACGCGTCGCCGGTGCCCCGCGCCGCCGACCACTCCCCTTTCCTCCGCCTCCCCGCCGCGCGCGTCTCCACGCTCCCCACCGGCCTCCGCGTCGTCACCCAGTCCTACCCGGCCGCCACCCGCATGGCCTCCGTCGGCGTCTGGGTCGACGCCGGCAGCCGCTTCGAGCTGCCCGGCACCAACGGCACGGCGCACTTCCTCGAGCACATGGCCTTCAAGGGCACCGAGCGCCGCCCCACTGCGAACGCGCTCGAGGTGGAGATCGAGGACATGGGCGCGCGCCTCAACGCCTACACCTCCCGCGAGCAGACCACCTTCTTTGCCGACGTGCAGGGCCGTGACGTGCCAGCCGCGCTCGATGTTCTCAGCGACATCCTTCAGCACCCGCGCTTTCCGCAGCAGGGCATCCAGCGCGAGCGCGGCGTCATCCTGCGCGAGATGGAGGAG GTGCAAGGAATGATGGAGGAGGTGATATTTGATCACCTGCATACCGCAGCATTCCGAGACCATCCGCTGGGGGACACGATATTAGGTCCTACGGAGAACATTAAATCTATCTCGAAGAAAGATTTGCAGCAGTACATTTCAACGCATTATACCTGTCCTAGAATG GTTGTATCTGCTTCTGGAGCTGTCGATCACGATGAGGTTGTTGATCAAGTCAGAAAATTGTTTACAGGATTCTCTACTGATCCAACTACTGCAGATCAGCTTGTTGAGGCAAATCCGGCTATTTTTACTGGCTCAGAG GTTCGTGTGGAGAATGCCGAGATGCCTCTAGCGCATATTGCAATTGCTTTCAAGGGTTCATCCTGGACTGACCCTAGCTCTATTCCTCTTATGGTGACCCAAAGCATATTGGGATCTTGGAATAGGAGCATCGGCGTAGGGAACTGCTCAGG GTCTGCTTTAGCTCGTGGCATCAGCAATGGTGAGCTAGCTGAGAACTTGATGGCATTCAACACTAACTATCGCGATACAGGATTATTTGGCATCTATACTAGTGCTCCG CCTGACGCACTACATGACCTGTCACGGTTAATAATGGAAGAATTTAGAAGACTTGCATTCAGAGTGTCAGAGACAGAGGTTGCTCGTGCTCGTAATCAG TTGAAGTCCTCTCTTTTGCTTCACTTTGATGGATCAACTGCAGTTTCTGAAAATAATGGTCGCCAG ATGCTTACTTATGGACGAGTAATGCCATTCTTGGAGCTTTTTGCTCGGATTGATGCTGTTGACTGCGATACAGTAATGAAAACAGCCAAGGAGTTTATAATTGACAAG GATGTTGCCCTTGCTGCAGTTGGGCCGATCTCTAATTTGCCAGAGCTCAGTTGGTTCCGCTCACAGACTGTTTCTGACGACAAATTTACTTCAAGAGTATTTTCGCTGTTCGCACAGAATAACTGA